In the genome of Amaranthus tricolor cultivar Red isolate AtriRed21 chromosome 15, ASM2621246v1, whole genome shotgun sequence, one region contains:
- the LOC130801914 gene encoding uncharacterized protein LOC130801914 — translation MGIDKIILLISLISISLISSSLGLDPEVSFIFGHHHHHRHHHGEHYVNAEEYEDEIGVYELKKGNISLTLTNYGAALISLLIPDKHGKLADVVLGFDSAKDYVNDSTYFGAIVGRVANRIAGAQFTYDGIHYKLHANEGKNILHGGPKGFSRVIWKVKNYYPKASSPSITFTYFSYDGEQGFPGNLKVRVTYRIVQGNHLSVAMRAKAINKPTPVNLAQHTYWNLGGHNSGNILAHEVQIFASQITPVDDSLIPTGKFEKVKGTPYDFLKPRTVGSRIKDLPKGYDINYVLDVHKTKTTALTPVAVVKETKSGRKMELWANKPGVQFYTSNMLYNMKGKGGYVYGPHAALCLETQGFPDAVNHPNFPSVMVSPGGSYRHFMLFKFSTTS, via the exons ATGGGTATTGATAAAATCATACTCTTAATTTCTCTAATTTCCATCAGTTTAATTAGCAGCAGTTTGGGTTTAGATCCGGAAGTGTCTTTTATTTTCGGGCACCACCATCATCACCGTCATCACCATGGCGAACATTACGTAAATGCTGAAGAATATGAAGATGAGATTGGAGTTTATGAACTGAAGAAGGGTAACATCTCTCTTACGCTCACTAATTATGGCGCTGCCCTTATTTCTCTTCTTATTCCTGATAAACATG GAAAGCTGGCTGATGTAGTTCTCGGATTTGACTCAGCAAAGGACTATGTG AATGATTCAACATACTTTGGTGCTATTGTTGGGCGTGTGGCCAACAGAATTGCTGGTGCACAGTTCACCTATGATGGAATACACTACAAACTCCACGCAAATGAGGGCAAAAACATTCTTCATG GTGGTCCGAAGGGATTCAGTCGTGTTATCTGGAAGGTGAAGAATTACTACCCCAAAGCTTCGTCTCCATCTATTACATTCACTTACTTCAGTTATGATGGAGAACAAG GATTCCCCGGAAATCTAAAGGTTAGAGTAACATACAGAATAGTACAAGGAAACCATTTGTCGGTAGCAATGAGAGCGAAGGCTATAAATAAGCCAACCCCAGTTAATCTAGCCCAACACACATACTGGAACCTTGGAGGTCACAATAGTGGCAACATCTTAGCTCACGAAGTTCAGATCTTTGCCTCCCAAATCACACCAGTTGATGATAGCCTCATCCCGACAGGCAAGTTTGAGAAAGTAAAGGGAACGCCATACGATTTTCTCAAGCCCCGAACAGTAGGAAGCAGGATCAAGGATCTTCCAAAAGGGTATGACATAAATTATGTGCTCGATGTTCATAAGACGAAGACTACTGCTCTGACACCGGTTGCTGTTGTAAAAGAAACAAAATCGGGGAGAAAGATGGAATTGTGGGCAAATAAGCCAGGAGTCCAGTTTTATACAAGCAACATGCTTTATAATATGAAAGGTAAAGGAGGTTATGTGTATGGACCTCATGCTGCTCTATGTTTGGAAACTCAGGGGTTCCCTGATGCTGTAAATCATCCCAATTTCCCATCTGTGATGGTTTCTCCTGGGGGAAGTTATCGGCATTTCATGCTCTTCAAGTTTTCTACCACGAGCTAG